A window of Osmerus mordax isolate fOsmMor3 chromosome 11, fOsmMor3.pri, whole genome shotgun sequence genomic DNA:
ATTATTTTGGTTCACTAAGAGCTCAGTAAGTTTATCTCAGCAAGGTTGAAAGCCTGAAATTATATTGTTGTTGTCTACAAGGAACAGTCAAGGTTACTCCAAAAACCAAACCTGCTTGTATGCATTGTGGTGTATCTGCTTTCAGTGTGTTTACATAACTGGTTACATGACTTcctcattctgtctctttcaATAAGAAAAATTAGAAacctgtgtgtgctttgtgtgtgtgcgccactGCTTCATCTAAGTAGGCCAGGTCCGTCATGTGAGCTGATTGGGATTTTCACCACAATCCCACACTCTAGAACACTGGAGGAGACAGTAACACTCTAGAACACTGGAGGAGACAGTAACACTCTAGAACACTGGAGGAGACAGTAACACTCTAGAACACTGGAGGAGACAGTAACACTCTAGAACACTGGAGGAGACAGTAACACTGTAGAACACTTGAGTAGACAGTAACACTCTAGAAcactggagggggagatggcaaCAGTCCTACACTCtagaacacacatgcatgtctgGGTTCTTTAAGCCAAGGTGTGCCAAACAGATAGCTCTCACTAATACTGATGTCTGCCAttgtttgtctctccctctttttcccctctctctctctctctctctctctctctctctctctctctctctctctctctctctctctctctccctccctctctcctccactccctctctataTTTCTgcagttaccatggaaactatTCTGTTCTTCCTTTTTTCGCTCCTGGTTTGTGTGGCTGGTTAGTGCCCTCTCACATCAAACCCCACACaaccatgcactcacacacccctcagTGTATCCACCTCAACATTCCCCACAGTTAATTTAAGGAATGATATGTCTTTACTAGTTACATCTGTCTCTTTTTATCTCCTTCTGTATCCTCCTCCCACCCGGTCTCTCTCACAGCGGAGTCAGACCCCAATGTACAAGGTGAGTAGCCCACAACCATGCTAAGGGCATCTGGCAGGTTTCCCTTCAGTGGGACTAGCTGACGAGCAGACTGGATGAGCACAGATAGACACTGCAGACCTCCTCATGGGATTGACATCCAGGGATTATCAGTGTCAGAGgtgttcaggtggctgagcagtgagggaatcgggctagtaatccgaaggttgccagttcgattcccggtcatgccaactgacgttgtgtccttgggcaaggcacttcaccctacttgcctcgggggaatgtccctgtacttactgtaagttgctctggataagagcgtctgctaaatgactaaatgtaaatgttcagagCAGTACCACCACAGCAGAGAATAACAGCGAGACAGGGATTAGACAGGGATTAGGTTCACCTGTCTTGTCTCTACCATCCACGAATCAGGTGAGGTCAGGTCAGGTATTGATGAAGTTGTATTGATACAGATTTTTTGTAATCACCTACTGACAGACATAGTCTACAGTACATCTCTTGATGTGATTCTGGTGAAGGTTTGCGTTACATATGGGCTTTGGTATCTAGTGTGTAGAGATACACCACGGCAGGGTTCTGATGGTCTTGGATTCTGTGTTTGTAGATAAGGAGAAAGAGCTGGATCCATTCACCTATGGTAAGTAGGTGTCACAGTAATTCAGGAGTCTGTTGGAATCCAGCCCATGAAGTACTCATCTgatttccttttctctttcctatTCTTCCTCTAtatctttctcctctttccatttctttttctggctcactctctctttttcttactCTTCCCCTGTCATCTCTCTCGCATCACTGTcctattttctttttctccatctctctctctctttctttccctactCCAGACTATGAGAGCCTCAGGATTGGAGGACTGGTGTTTGCAGTGGTGCTCTTTGCGCTGGGCATCCTCCTCATTcttagtaagtgtgtgtgtgtatgtgtttgtgtggtgtcctTAAGTGGTTCAAAATAATATCTTGTTCATGATTGGTCGTTGATGATGTTTTCTATCTCCAGGTCGAAAATGTCGTTGCAGCATCAACCAGAAACCAAGGTAACGGAGGGACTCTTTCTGATCAGCTATCCTCaatgttgttgtgtgttgtttACTTCCTGTGGGTGGGGCTATGTTCTGCTCATGTGTGGTTACCATGACACCTGTGGGTTGTATTGCAGGGCCCCTGGGGATGAGGAGGCACAGGCTGAGAACCTGATCATCACTAAGGGTAAGAGGAACCCtcctgagagagatggaggtgggggaggagaggaaggagaagagggagagtttaggagggaaaagagagagagagagggagagagagagagagagagagagagagagagagagagaaagaggggagaagagggagaaaatgaaaatgaaacagagagagttgggagaggaatgagaaagagatagataaagagggacagagaaggtgagatggggtaggagggagagacagactatGTGCGGGTGCTAtcgagggtgtgcgtgtgtgtgtgtttgtgtgtgataaaGAGGGTTTCAAGCTGTGAGCGTAACAACACTTACTAACTGACACCACAGTAAGCAGTAACTTaagactcccccctcctttgtCTCTCAACCACCCCTTTCTAATTCTCCTCCTTTCACCCCCTTCACCTCACCTctactctccttcccctctcctgtcttctcc
This region includes:
- the fxyd6 gene encoding FXYD domain-containing ion transport regulator 6, yielding METILFFLFSLLVCVAAESDPNVQDKEKELDPFTYDYESLRIGGLVFAVVLFALGILLILSRKCRCSINQKPRAPGDEEAQAENLIITKASATTETPKEEN